A window of the Clupea harengus chromosome 8, Ch_v2.0.2, whole genome shotgun sequence genome harbors these coding sequences:
- the si:ch211-244c8.4 gene encoding APC membrane recruitment protein 2, translating to MDAQSESCETPPSDPQAPGKIRKAFKLFGKGKPGSGVASIFTRRGKGEGDPKSPVSRSKTLEGLSESTTATQDAPEVATVSEPTASPQQPQQEGSDPYEPAQNEQQPSAEEPKPDLASSPTRPSISSITSVKSLSFLSLLRRNRRGGGAGAEGDRQVHTEAHRGERQRKGLRSLFGSMRWRRHDDETDEGAGPPLTASRSNSVEIIKEHLTLTPRPAPRAEGEHDLTESTVQSQVPASQPNTPKPAAVWGASQLNPNTSVAEPTSDRLSTLLGDISSILSFDSLTGCGDIVADVEAEWAKASSRVGASAAAAKDQSDDTDSGEKSLSSSATPSGKLSPSPAPVTPTPTPTRTPLTTAKPITTPATTWHASSPLAAKPVSPTPTASHPASTDVKPLPVPSPVLSHSSLSASPQISKSEPKPAPAPVPSPTPMPAAPKPSAMAATGPKPTPSAAPATPAAPATPAALATPAAPAAPAAPAAPAAKFISSQMSGAKLTTTSGKPPPKIVTTFGLSCHRVRTSPPTKPASGFDAKPPTPTTKSAPVSTFSDPTTSFPSAAIATVVEPAPAAKAPVTFPAPVHYTHAATPAPLAPAAYKPPPSYTAPPALTPPQPLSAAPKPAFPEPSTTTPAPAPSSRPPPIASPVSPPSPLPPFSPPPAAPAAAPLPTFKPAAALSQPPSAPSLSSSVGRAQPAASSPPEGEARVDGGEDLASPGALEAREAPGQRGAPEVAPPGGGAQGARGDKRSPAVKHAILSKIPVSGGGRPAVARGQQASGREAHSNGDDAAASWGTPTPVGSQEDMLHPLSHMGSRDTLSGFAGQSPAASPPTSPLGFDEDHARTPSPPGASAARLSSKIGVPSGIPRSGIPIKRDTHAAPTYHSLQGKGDAPRTKIPVSKVPVRRGGHAAVRK from the coding sequence ATGGATGCCCAGTCGGAGAGCTGCGAGACGCCACCGAGCGACCCTCAAGCTCCGGGCAAAATCAGAAAGGCCTTCAAGCTGTTTGGCAAAGGCAAGCCAGGCAGCGGCGTCGCCAGCATCTTCACCAGGCGCGGCAAAGGGGAGGGGGATCCAAAATCCCCCGTGTCACGGAGCAAGACCCTGGAAGGGCTGTCGGAGAGCACCACGGCAACGCAGGATGCTCCCGAGGTGGCAACTGTGTCGGAGCCCACCGCATCCccacagcagccccagcaggAGGGGAGCGACCCGTACGAGCCAGCCCAGAATGAGCAGCAGCCGTCGGCAGAGGAGCCGAAGCCGGACCTGGCCTCATCCCCCACCAggccctccatctcctccatcacctCAGTTAAGTCTCTGAGCTTTCTGTCGTTGCTACGGCGAAACcggagggggggaggggccgGCGCTGAGGGGGACCGGCAGGTGCACACGGAGGCTCACCGCGGCGAACGCCAGCGCAAGGGCCTGCGGAGTCTGTTTGGCAGCATGCGCTGGCGTCGCCATGATGATGAGACGGACGAGGGGGCTGGGCCACCGCTGACGGCCTCCCGCTCCAACAGCGTGGAGATCATCAAGGAGCACCTGACGCTGACCCCGCGACCTGCGCCGCGGGCCGAGGGTGAGCACGACCTGACCGAGTCAACAGTGCAGTCGCAAGTGCCGGCTTCACAACCCAACACCCCCAAGCCAGCTGCAGTGTGGGGGGCGTCCCAGCTGAACCCCAACACCTCCGTGGCGGAGCCCACCTCGGACCGGCTGAGCACACTGCTGGGCGACATCTCATCCATCCTGAGCTTCGACTCGCTGACGGGCTGTGGTGACATCGTGGCGGACGTGGAGGCTGAGTGGGCCAAAGCCAGCAGCCGCGTCGGAGCCTCTGCCGCGGCCGCCAAGGACCAATCCGATGACACGGACAGTGGGGAGAAGAGCCTGTCGTCCTCGGCGACCCCGTCGGGCAaactttccccctctcctgcccctgttacccctacccctacccctacccgTACCCCTCTGACTACAGCTAAACCCATCACCACTCCTGCCACCACCTGGCATGCTTCCAGCCCCCTAGCAGCCAAACCCGTCTCTCCGACACCCACAGCATCACATCCAGCTTCTACAGATGTGAAACCCCTTCCAGTTCCCTCTCCTGTTCTGTCGCACTCTTCCCTCTCAGCGTCTCCCCAGATCTCTAAGTCTGAGCCTaaacctgcccctgcccccgtTCCTTCGCCCACCCCCATGCCTGCTGCACCCAAACCATCTGCTATGGCAGCCACTGGCCCCAAACCAACTCCCTCTGCCGCCCCTGCCACCCCTGCAGCCCCTGCCACCCCTGCCGCCCTTGCCACCCCTGCCGCTCCTGCCGCCCCTGCCGCCCCTGCCGCCCCTGCCGCTAAGTTCATCTCTAGCCAGATGAGCGGAGCCAAACTAACCACAACATCCGGGAAGCCTCCTCCGAAGATCGTCACGACTTTTGGATTGTCCTGCCACCGGGTCCGGACGTCGCCACCCACCAAACCTGCTTCGGGCTTCGATGCCAAACCTCCCACTCCGACGACCAAATCTGCCCCCGTCTCCACCTTCTCTGACCCCACCACATCTTTCCCTAGTGCTGCCATAGCGACAGTCGTGGAACCAGCTCCCGCCGCCAAAGCCCCTGTCACCTTTCCTGCCCCTGTCCATTATACCCATGCTGCCACTCCTGCCCCACTTGCCCCTGCTGCTTACAAACCTCCACCATCTTACACCGCTCCCCCAGCTCTCACCCccccacagcctctctctgctgccccaaAACCTGCATTTCCGGAACCTTCTACCACaactccagccccagctccctCCTCCAGGCCTCCGCCGATTGCCTCCCcggtctctcccccctctcccctgcctcctttctctccacctcctgctgctcctgctgcagccCCCCTGCCCACCTTCAAGCCTGCAGCTGCCCTGTCCCAgcccccctctgccccctccctgAGCTCCTCGGTGGGGAGGGCCCAGCCTGcagcctcctctccccctgagGGGGAGGCGCGTGTGGACGGTGGAGAGGACCTGGCCAGCCCAGGGGCCCTGGAGGCGAGAGAGGCGCCTGGCCAGCGGGGCGCTCCGGAGGTTGCTCCCCCTGGTGGTGGCGCACAGGGGGCACGTGGGGACAAGCGCAGCCCAGCGGTGAAGCACGCCATCCTGAGCAAGATCCCCGTGAGTGGAGGGGGCAGACCGGCGGTAGCAAGGGGGCAGCAGGCGTCCGGGCGCGAGGCGCACTCCAACGGGGACGACGCAGCCGCATCCTGGGGGACCCCCACCCCTGTTGGATCTCAGGAGGACATGCtacaccctctctcccacatGGGAAGCCGAGACACCCTCAGTGGATTCGCCGGCCAGTCCCCCGCTGCGTCACCGCCGACCTCCCCTCTCGGTTTCGACGAAGACCACGCTCGAACGCCCTCTCCGCCCGGAGCGTCTGCTGCTCGCCTCTCTTCAAAAATAGGAGTACCATCTGGTATCCCCCGATCTGGTATCCCAATCAAGCGTGACACCCACGCAGCGCCCACCTACCACTCGCTACAGGGCAAAGGGGACGCCCCGCGCACCAAGATCCCCGTCTCTAAAGTTCCTGTCCGCCGCGGAGGCCACGCAGCCGTCAGGAAATAA